A single window of Dehalococcoidia bacterium DNA harbors:
- a CDS encoding DinB family protein, with product MAEPTHAGQLSNLLARLLATCGRAIADLTVEEMHDTHGGRANCIAFDVWHVVRTADNVIHFVFEREQPVWLSAGFQEKWGLPRVSQGTGMEPQEAFALRFPEPSEFQRYIQAVSEAVVPKVAAMSDAYLSSLVRIAPWGEIPRMEAISQVLIAHGNGHLGRCDLARALIGKPGLGY from the coding sequence ATGGCGGAGCCAACCCACGCCGGACAGCTTTCTAACCTTCTCGCGCGCTTGCTCGCCACCTGCGGGCGGGCCATCGCGGACTTGACGGTGGAGGAGATGCACGACACGCACGGCGGGCGGGCCAACTGCATCGCCTTCGACGTCTGGCACGTTGTCCGCACGGCGGACAACGTCATTCACTTCGTGTTCGAGCGCGAGCAGCCGGTCTGGCTGAGCGCCGGCTTCCAGGAGAAATGGGGCCTGCCCAGGGTCTCTCAGGGCACGGGCATGGAGCCGCAGGAAGCTTTCGCGCTGCGCTTTCCCGAGCCGTCAGAGTTTCAGCGCTACATACAGGCAGTCTCAGAGGCCGTCGTGCCGAAGGTGGCGGCGATGAGCGATGCGTACCTCTCCTCCCTCGTGCGCATCGCGCCCTGGGGCGAGATCCCGCGCATGGAGGCGATTTCGCAGGTGTTGATCGCCCACGGCAACGGCCACCTCGGGCGCTGCGACCTGGCTCGCGCCCTCATAGGCAAGCCCGGGCTCGGTTACTAG
- a CDS encoding PAS domain-containing sensor histidine kinase — protein MSSQGPGVLPPGRSTPDTASLDDLRQAVQRYDSLIAAVPTMVYHANPSGVPTWFSSSFYEYTGITPDTLTNWRKVAELVVHPDDVSRIGGPQLQAVKQGVPFEAEIRLRSRTGEYRWHLNRAVPVRNQAGEVVEWVGTTTDIHERRVMEDDLRRSNQMKDEFVGFVSHELRSPLTSIYGSARLLQARADRLNDHEKQELLATVVDESERLKEIIEELLTIARTELSGEIEKTAVDVRDVVQSLADDLKLSGRRIDLDCDESTVLAEPVMLRQVLANLISNAHKYSPPESPIDVSVARRQGAYVVEVGDRGPGVPAEDLDRIFEPFFRSPESARGAKGSGLGLAVSRRLVEAQGGSVSALLRPGGGLLVRIELPLDGAAPRAAC, from the coding sequence ATGAGTTCACAGGGCCCCGGGGTGCTGCCGCCCGGCAGATCGACGCCTGACACCGCATCCCTGGACGACCTCCGCCAGGCCGTCCAGCGCTACGACTCGCTCATCGCGGCCGTGCCTACCATGGTCTACCACGCTAACCCAAGTGGCGTCCCGACCTGGTTCAGTAGCAGCTTCTACGAGTACACCGGCATCACCCCTGACACTCTGACGAACTGGCGCAAGGTGGCCGAACTGGTGGTGCACCCTGACGACGTGAGCCGGATTGGAGGGCCTCAGCTGCAGGCGGTCAAGCAGGGCGTGCCCTTCGAGGCTGAGATACGCCTCCGCAGCCGGACAGGGGAGTATCGCTGGCACCTTAACCGCGCTGTGCCGGTGCGAAACCAGGCGGGCGAGGTCGTCGAGTGGGTGGGCACGACGACTGACATCCACGAGCGCCGGGTGATGGAGGACGACCTCCGTCGCTCCAACCAGATGAAGGACGAGTTCGTGGGCTTCGTGTCACACGAGCTGCGCTCGCCTCTCACCTCGATCTACGGCAGCGCCCGCCTCCTCCAGGCGCGCGCGGACCGGCTGAACGACCACGAGAAGCAGGAGCTCCTCGCGACAGTCGTCGATGAGTCCGAGCGGCTGAAGGAGATCATCGAGGAACTGCTTACAATCGCCCGGACCGAGCTCAGTGGCGAGATCGAAAAGACCGCCGTCGACGTCCGCGATGTCGTCCAGTCGCTGGCGGATGACCTGAAGCTGAGCGGGCGGAGGATCGACCTGGACTGCGACGAGAGCACCGTGCTCGCCGAACCCGTGATGCTGCGCCAGGTGCTCGCGAACCTGATCTCGAACGCGCACAAGTACAGTCCCCCCGAGTCGCCGATCGACGTCAGCGTGGCGCGGAGGCAAGGGGCTTACGTCGTAGAGGTAGGCGACCGCGGACCCGGCGTGCCCGCGGAGGACCTCGACCGCATCTTCGAGCCCTTCTTCCGCTCGCCGGAGAGCGCGCGCGGCGCCAAGGGCAGCGGCCTGGGCCTCGCCGTGTCCCGGCGGCTGGTGGAGGCGCAGGGCGGCTCGGTCAGCGCCCTGCTCCGCCCTGGCGGCGGCCTCCTGGTAAGGATCGAGCTGCCGCTGGACGGCGCCGCCCCGCGTGCGGCGTGCTGA